One genomic window of Candidatus Nitrospira inopinata includes the following:
- a CDS encoding efflux RND transporter periplasmic adaptor subunit: MAALLVAGCGTREESPAVPSSSEPKKMIRAEVIEVAQTPVPVLVEVTGQVAAVFQATLSSRIQGTIDTLLVREGTAVSKGQPVIRLDSRDVEAELARAVAEIDNARAHLDRMNQLFERDAVSKQEMENAVRAYKVAEANRKAIEAQLSYTVVRAPFDGVITEKFVEAGELASPGQPLLRMENTRQLRLEATVAEGDIKSLSPGEKISVVIDALGGRVLTGTVARILPAGDPQTHTFTVKVDLPPTPGLKSGMFGRFQLERGTHPTILLPETAVAERGQLVSVFVVGQDGIARLRWVKTGRRFDKQVEILSGVNAGESVLREAVLGVDGALVNPAEGAGPVTS, from the coding sequence ATGGCTGCCTTGCTGGTGGCCGGATGCGGGACAAGGGAAGAATCGCCCGCCGTTCCGAGCTCATCCGAGCCTAAGAAGATGATCCGCGCCGAGGTGATCGAGGTGGCACAGACTCCCGTGCCGGTCCTTGTCGAGGTGACCGGGCAGGTTGCGGCCGTCTTTCAGGCCACGCTCTCCAGTCGCATTCAGGGGACGATCGACACATTATTGGTGCGGGAGGGGACGGCGGTCTCCAAGGGCCAGCCCGTGATCCGACTCGACAGTCGCGATGTGGAAGCGGAATTGGCTCGAGCCGTCGCCGAGATCGACAATGCGCGAGCACACCTCGATCGCATGAACCAGCTCTTTGAGAGAGACGCCGTTTCAAAGCAGGAGATGGAAAACGCCGTTCGCGCCTACAAAGTGGCCGAGGCCAATCGAAAGGCGATCGAAGCGCAGCTCAGCTATACGGTCGTCAGGGCGCCGTTTGACGGCGTGATCACCGAAAAATTCGTCGAGGCCGGGGAGTTGGCCTCGCCGGGACAGCCGCTGCTGCGGATGGAAAATACGCGGCAATTGCGGCTTGAGGCGACCGTCGCGGAGGGCGACATCAAGTCCTTGTCTCCGGGTGAGAAGATCTCCGTGGTCATCGATGCTCTGGGCGGGCGAGTGTTGACCGGGACCGTCGCGCGGATCCTTCCCGCCGGCGATCCTCAGACCCACACGTTCACCGTGAAGGTGGACCTGCCGCCGACGCCGGGACTGAAAAGCGGCATGTTCGGACGGTTTCAATTAGAAAGAGGAACCCATCCTACCATCCTGTTGCCGGAGACCGCCGTTGCCGAACGAGGCCAGCTTGTGAGCGTCTTCGTCGTCGGCCAAGATGGCATCGCCAGACTCCGCTGGGTCAAGACCGGCCGGCGCTTCGACAAGCAGGTGGAGATCCTCTCGGGCGTGAACGCCGGAGAATCGGTGTTGCGCGAGGCGGTCCTCGGCGTCGACGGGGCGCTGGTCAATCCGGCCGAGGGCGCCGGTCCTGTCACCTCGTAG
- a CDS encoding TolC family protein, translating to MALLQRARRISTIEGRRVIRTVAVACLAFFGFVASGGRVVGAEEPSGAGPPELRLSLRDAIEAAIDNNVNVRLLKERIAAAQAQADASLGALLPNVSGYVNGRSQTVNLAAFGLPMDQFANFGLTRSVTEPFQVYDARGTLVQNLFSLSLIQRWRAAKTGVDVASLEAEVTKRDVMATVGLLYMEALRADEAVKAREADIELSRQLLKLAQDRKAAGIATGLDVTREEVQLENHKQRLLMSQNERESARLNLLRALGISFDVRLTLTDELKLLPVESQRPEEALAAARAQRLELKAQETRQKLASLSLSSVAGERVPTLSLNGDYGWIGVKPEDAMATHSIGLTFSIPIFDGGQREARISETRSRVRQELIRMKDVSDQVTLEVRNALLTLESSIQQVAVAEKGMELALKELAFARDRFTAGLGTNIDVTNAQTSLERARDNQIEALFRFNASRINLARAKGEIEKLF from the coding sequence ATGGCACTTCTTCAGCGGGCACGAAGAATAAGCACGATAGAGGGCCGTCGCGTCATTCGTACGGTAGCGGTTGCGTGCTTGGCGTTCTTCGGCTTCGTCGCTTCCGGCGGTCGAGTCGTCGGCGCGGAGGAGCCTTCGGGGGCCGGGCCTCCTGAACTCCGGCTCAGCTTGCGAGACGCCATTGAAGCGGCGATCGATAACAACGTCAACGTCCGTTTGCTCAAGGAGCGGATCGCCGCCGCGCAGGCCCAGGCCGACGCCAGTCTCGGAGCCCTGCTCCCGAACGTGTCTGGATACGTCAACGGTCGAAGCCAGACGGTGAACCTGGCCGCCTTCGGCCTTCCGATGGATCAATTTGCGAACTTCGGATTGACCCGGAGCGTGACCGAACCCTTTCAAGTCTATGACGCGAGGGGAACGCTGGTGCAAAACCTGTTCAGCCTCAGCCTGATTCAGCGGTGGCGCGCCGCCAAAACGGGGGTGGACGTGGCGTCGCTGGAAGCGGAGGTGACCAAGCGCGACGTCATGGCGACGGTCGGCTTGTTGTACATGGAGGCGTTGCGGGCCGACGAAGCCGTGAAGGCAAGAGAGGCCGACATCGAGCTCAGCCGACAACTGCTCAAGTTGGCGCAAGACCGTAAGGCCGCCGGCATTGCGACCGGCTTGGACGTGACCAGGGAAGAAGTCCAACTGGAGAATCACAAACAGCGGCTGCTGATGTCTCAGAATGAACGGGAAAGCGCGCGGCTCAACCTGCTTCGCGCCCTTGGCATTTCCTTCGACGTGCGGTTGACGTTGACCGACGAATTGAAATTGCTGCCCGTTGAATCCCAGCGGCCGGAGGAGGCGCTCGCCGCCGCACGAGCGCAACGGCTGGAATTGAAGGCGCAGGAAACGCGGCAGAAACTGGCGTCGCTCAGTCTCAGTTCCGTGGCGGGCGAGCGGGTGCCGACGCTCTCGCTCAACGGGGATTACGGCTGGATCGGGGTCAAGCCGGAAGACGCGATGGCGACCCATTCGATCGGGTTGACCTTCTCGATTCCCATTTTCGACGGAGGTCAGCGGGAGGCCCGCATTTCCGAAACTCGCAGCCGGGTGAGGCAGGAGCTTATCCGCATGAAGGATGTGTCGGATCAAGTGACGTTGGAGGTGCGCAACGCCCTGTTGACCCTGGAATCTTCGATTCAGCAGGTCGCCGTCGCCGAGAAGGGCATGGAATTGGCGCTGAAGGAACTGGCCTTCGCACGGGATCGGTTTACCGCCGGATTGGGGACCAATATCGACGTGACGAACGCGCAAACCTCTCTGGAGAGGGCGCGGGACAATCAGATCGAGGCGCTTTTCCGGTTCAACGCCTCGCGCATCAACCTGGCTCGGGCCAAGGGAGAGATTGAGAAGCTTTTCTGA
- a CDS encoding cytochrome c, translating into MKRTICLIAILLWLMTLAVGTWLFVRGWTRSGSDGRTEILLAPAERDQILAEMRLLLKTVDGILRGLGDVEIDRRVLAMIAREAGMGMAADVEPTIMAKLPLPFKQLGMSIHKDMDALADAIAEGATTQEIIRRLSDMTARCTACHEMYRLGESR; encoded by the coding sequence ATGAAACGAACTATCTGTCTCATTGCGATTCTGCTGTGGCTGATGACGTTGGCCGTCGGCACCTGGCTCTTTGTGCGGGGATGGACGAGATCGGGAAGCGACGGCCGGACGGAGATTCTCCTGGCACCCGCGGAGCGGGATCAGATCTTGGCTGAGATGAGACTCTTGTTGAAAACGGTCGATGGCATTCTCCGCGGCCTCGGAGATGTCGAGATTGACCGGCGCGTCTTGGCCATGATTGCAAGGGAAGCGGGCATGGGCATGGCGGCCGACGTTGAACCGACGATCATGGCCAAACTGCCGCTGCCGTTCAAACAACTGGGCATGTCGATCCATAAAGACATGGATGCGCTGGCGGATGCGATCGCTGAAGGAGCGACCACGCAGGAGATCATACGGCGCCTCTCGGATATGACCGCCCGCTGTACGGCCTGTCATGAGATGTACCGTCTGGGCGAATCGCGATAG
- a CDS encoding DUF4149 domain-containing protein, giving the protein MYHALVALHLLAAVAWIGGMLFLSLVLAPLVKNRKAAPEFMALFRSAALRFRVVVWTAIALLLTTGPVLLARRGMMLTNPASWSSVATVKIWLVLLLLVVTVLHDVVLGPQVGRASSIPASSRTAWEKLAVSTARWVPRFSLLLSLVVIVVAVILARS; this is encoded by the coding sequence ATGTATCACGCGCTCGTCGCGCTTCATCTCTTGGCCGCCGTGGCCTGGATCGGCGGCATGCTTTTTTTAAGTCTGGTGCTCGCGCCTCTTGTCAAAAACCGGAAGGCAGCGCCGGAATTCATGGCGCTGTTTCGCTCCGCGGCGCTCAGGTTTCGCGTCGTCGTATGGACGGCCATCGCCCTGTTGCTGACGACCGGTCCCGTTCTTTTGGCGAGGCGAGGCATGATGTTGACGAACCCCGCATCATGGTCGTCGGTCGCGACCGTCAAAATCTGGCTCGTGCTGTTGCTCCTTGTCGTCACCGTGCTTCATGATGTGGTGCTCGGGCCCCAAGTCGGTCGCGCCTCGTCGATTCCCGCTTCTTCACGAACAGCGTGGGAAAAGCTGGCGGTGAGCACGGCCCGTTGGGTGCCCCGGTTTTCCCTGCTGCTGTCGCTGGTTGTCATCGTGGTGGCGGTCATCCTGGCACGCTCCTAG
- a CDS encoding NAD(P)/FAD-dependent oxidoreductase, which yields MARVVIIGASIGGLPAAYEARALLDKKHKVTVISNVDFFHFVPSNPWVAVGWRTRKDISFSLGPVLEKKGIEFVNAAAERIEPEQNQVITSKGEVPYDYLIIATGPKLNFGAVPGLGPSGFTQSVCTVDHAEQAWGAYQSFLKDPGPVVIGAAQGASCFGPAYEMAFILDADLRKKKLRKKVPMYFVTPEPYIGHMGLAGVGRSRRLMEDECAEHAIKTIPNASIKEVRPGTMILEDGQEVPFRYSMMIPPFAGVDAVASTPGLCNPKGFVNIDAYQANPKYRNIYAVGVCVAIPPVEQTPVPTGAPKTGYMIESMVSAAVHNIKADIENDNKKETATWNAVCLADMGDTGMAFVALPQMAPRNVTWAKKGKWVHLAKIGLEKYFLMKMKRGVSEPFFEKAILRTMGIDKLDKSGPGKT from the coding sequence ATGGCACGAGTCGTGATCATCGGCGCATCGATCGGAGGGCTTCCGGCCGCTTATGAAGCACGGGCGTTGTTGGACAAGAAACATAAAGTCACCGTGATTTCGAATGTGGACTTCTTTCATTTTGTTCCCTCCAACCCCTGGGTGGCGGTCGGTTGGCGGACAAGAAAAGACATCAGCTTTTCATTGGGGCCGGTATTGGAGAAGAAAGGCATTGAATTCGTCAATGCGGCAGCCGAGCGGATCGAACCGGAGCAGAATCAAGTCATTACGTCGAAAGGCGAGGTGCCCTACGATTATCTCATCATCGCCACAGGCCCTAAGTTGAACTTCGGTGCGGTGCCGGGTCTCGGCCCCAGCGGGTTTACCCAATCGGTGTGTACCGTGGACCACGCCGAACAGGCCTGGGGGGCGTACCAAAGTTTCCTCAAGGATCCCGGTCCAGTCGTGATCGGCGCCGCGCAAGGGGCGTCTTGTTTCGGCCCCGCCTATGAGATGGCCTTCATCCTGGATGCCGATCTCCGGAAGAAAAAACTGCGAAAAAAAGTTCCCATGTATTTTGTGACTCCGGAACCCTATATCGGCCACATGGGGTTGGCGGGGGTGGGCAGGTCTCGCCGGCTGATGGAAGATGAATGCGCCGAGCACGCGATCAAGACGATTCCCAACGCCTCGATTAAAGAAGTGCGGCCCGGAACGATGATTCTGGAAGACGGACAGGAAGTGCCGTTCCGTTATTCCATGATGATTCCGCCGTTCGCCGGCGTCGACGCCGTGGCGAGCACGCCGGGGCTCTGCAACCCGAAGGGCTTCGTCAACATCGACGCCTATCAGGCGAATCCCAAGTATCGGAATATCTACGCCGTCGGGGTCTGCGTGGCGATTCCTCCGGTGGAGCAGACGCCGGTTCCGACCGGTGCGCCTAAAACCGGCTACATGATCGAGTCCATGGTGTCCGCCGCCGTGCACAATATCAAAGCGGACATCGAGAACGACAATAAGAAAGAAACGGCGACCTGGAACGCCGTCTGTCTGGCCGACATGGGCGACACCGGCATGGCGTTCGTCGCGTTGCCGCAAATGGCGCCGCGCAACGTCACCTGGGCCAAGAAGGGCAAATGGGTGCATCTGGCCAAAATCGGGCTGGAAAAGTATTTCCTCATGAAAATGAAAAGGGGCGTGAGCGAACCGTTCTTCGAGAAGGCCATCCTGAGAACTATGGGCATCGATAAGCTTGACAAGTCCGGGCCGGGGAAGACGTGA
- a CDS encoding YgaP family membrane protein has protein sequence MNLNEMLRLIAGVFVLVAVILGATVHPYWNYFAAFVAVNLIQSAFTGWCPMMALLRKLGVQE, from the coding sequence ATGAATCTCAATGAAATGTTGCGATTGATCGCCGGTGTGTTTGTTCTCGTCGCCGTGATTTTGGGTGCAACGGTCCATCCCTATTGGAATTATTTCGCGGCCTTCGTGGCGGTGAACCTGATCCAGTCGGCCTTTACCGGCTGGTGCCCGATGATGGCCTTGCTGCGGAAGCTGGGCGTGCAGGAGTAA
- a CDS encoding formylglycine-generating enzyme family protein, translating into MLIGAVVGLPWWSQGAGAVSLGLKQAEHIAHVAVSSPQEAVPEGFFLMGTPRQGKLYGLEVQYDDTEQPQRRIWLSAFLIDRYEVSLGEFLDWLQQERRPLPEELRKLIEHMTTVHAMQPETVARWPALYVTWREASEFCRARGKRLPTEAEWEKAARGESGNLFPWGSQPPSPDLAKFGQYHVHEIPIVGAVDGGEEGQSPYGLHHMAGNAAEWVADWFGIDYYATMPTLNPPGPKTGRYKVVRGGSWKSSPELLRTATRSGALPDQRAATIGFRCARSLE; encoded by the coding sequence ATGCTTATCGGCGCAGTTGTGGGATTGCCGTGGTGGAGCCAGGGAGCAGGGGCGGTTTCCCTCGGTCTCAAACAGGCCGAGCACATCGCACACGTTGCCGTGAGCTCTCCGCAAGAGGCCGTACCGGAGGGGTTTTTTCTAATGGGCACCCCCCGTCAGGGGAAATTGTACGGTCTTGAGGTCCAATACGACGACACGGAGCAGCCCCAGCGACGTATTTGGCTCAGCGCCTTTCTGATCGACCGCTACGAGGTCAGTCTGGGAGAATTTCTGGATTGGCTCCAACAGGAGCGCCGCCCGCTTCCTGAAGAATTGCGCAAACTCATCGAACACATGACGACCGTGCATGCCATGCAGCCCGAGACCGTGGCCCGTTGGCCCGCGCTGTACGTCACGTGGCGCGAAGCTTCAGAGTTTTGTCGCGCGCGAGGGAAACGTCTCCCCACGGAGGCCGAGTGGGAGAAGGCGGCCCGTGGGGAATCCGGCAATCTGTTTCCTTGGGGAAGCCAGCCTCCCTCTCCAGATCTCGCGAAGTTCGGCCAGTACCATGTCCATGAGATACCGATCGTGGGAGCGGTGGACGGCGGCGAGGAGGGCCAAAGCCCCTATGGCCTGCACCACATGGCGGGAAACGCGGCTGAATGGGTCGCCGATTGGTTCGGAATTGATTACTACGCCACGATGCCGACTTTGAATCCACCAGGCCCCAAGACCGGCCGCTACAAAGTGGTCCGGGGTGGATCGTGGAAGAGCTCGCCGGAGTTACTGAGGACCGCCACACGAAGCGGCGCCTTGCCGGATCAACGAGCCGCGACCATCGGGTTTCGGTGCGCCAGATCGCTTGAGTAG
- a CDS encoding efflux RND transporter permease subunit: MAGHPTPSTNPRVRYGLSGRIAALFIGSKLTPLIMLGALLLGLFAVIATPREEEPQIVVPMADVWLPFPGASAKIVEEQLTKPFERKISEIKGVEYVYSISRPGGALIIVRFYVGQPMEQSLVDLYDKLMSNQDLLPPGAESFLVKPKDVNDVPIVTITLSSRRYEEFELSRLAEQALEEIKKIGGTAGGFIVGGRPRELRVQLDPARLKAYGLTPLQIAGIIRGENQALPTGRFDSRNRSFLVETGRFIRSREDLEGLVVGVNERRPVYLRQVADVIDGPAEVTSYVWFGQGEAAARSSFTEPASRETASRPDGQEPFFEEESAVTVAIAKQGGINAVTVAEQVIRKIEEMKGVLIPADVRVTVTRDYGETAQEKANELLWHLAVAVVAVVVFLGVALGPRPALVVSIAIPLTLALTLFTSMLIGYTINRVTLFALIFSIGILVDDAIVVVENTYRHLMLRLRPHDEASIYAVDEVGNPTILATFTVIAALLPMAFVSGLMGPYMRPIPINASIAMFFSLLVAFVVIPWFCRTCYREGATVKGVEHEGGEAGLTARIYRLALTPLLQRPFLAYSFLTLVALLLVGSCFMFYTRHVAVKMLPFDNKSEIQVVIDMPEGTTLEETARVAKALTSYIRTVPEVRDYQAYVGTASPFNFNGLVRHYFLRSQPHEADIQINLAAKDEREAQSHEIARRIRQPIQDIARRYGANVKVVEVPPGPPVQSVLVAEIYGPDYQRQRAVAKEIRALFESTPGVVDVDDSIEEDQAKYVVTVDRAKAALAGIPSEEIVHTLRMALEGTAVGSVHIPQEKRPVPITLRFPLEERTGLEHLGEIALRTKSGGLVPLSELLSVEQTVQEKSIYHKNQKPVVYVVADVGGVGAEKAESPVYGVLGVGKKLEDYRPAEGYRIEQYYASQPWSEDKLSMKWDGEWHITYETFRDMGIAFAVAMLLIYLLIVGQFQSFLTPLIIMAPIPLTLIGILPGHWLMGSYFTATSMIGFIALAGIIVRNSILLVDFIQLQERSGVPPLEAVITAGVIRTRPILLTAAALMVGAFVIILDPIFQGLAVSLLFGVGASTLLTLIVIPVLYYRLVGRREAWPGAGKPTAETVVGNGEATVHQPRQENVPV; this comes from the coding sequence ATGGCTGGTCATCCGACACCTTCCACTAATCCCCGCGTGCGATACGGCCTGTCAGGCCGCATCGCCGCCCTCTTCATCGGAAGCAAACTGACGCCGCTGATCATGTTGGGGGCCTTGCTGCTCGGCCTGTTCGCCGTGATCGCCACGCCACGCGAGGAAGAACCGCAGATCGTCGTGCCCATGGCCGACGTCTGGCTGCCCTTTCCCGGCGCCTCCGCCAAAATCGTCGAAGAGCAATTGACCAAGCCGTTCGAACGGAAGATCTCGGAGATCAAGGGCGTCGAATACGTCTATTCGATTTCTCGCCCGGGCGGCGCGCTGATCATCGTCCGCTTTTACGTGGGTCAGCCGATGGAGCAGAGTCTGGTCGATCTCTACGACAAGCTGATGTCGAATCAGGACCTCCTGCCGCCGGGCGCGGAGTCGTTTCTGGTCAAGCCCAAAGACGTGAACGACGTGCCGATTGTCACGATCACGCTGTCGAGCCGACGGTATGAAGAATTCGAACTGTCTCGATTGGCCGAGCAGGCGCTGGAAGAGATCAAAAAAATCGGCGGGACGGCGGGCGGGTTCATCGTCGGTGGTCGGCCTCGCGAACTGCGAGTGCAGCTCGATCCTGCTCGGCTGAAGGCCTATGGGCTGACCCCGCTTCAGATCGCGGGAATCATCCGGGGTGAGAATCAGGCCCTCCCGACCGGCCGATTCGACAGCCGGAACCGAAGTTTCCTGGTGGAGACCGGCCGGTTCATTCGCTCGCGAGAAGATTTGGAAGGGTTGGTGGTCGGCGTCAACGAGCGAAGGCCGGTCTATTTGCGGCAGGTGGCCGATGTGATCGACGGGCCTGCTGAAGTGACCAGTTATGTCTGGTTCGGACAGGGGGAAGCCGCCGCCCGCTCATCGTTCACCGAGCCGGCATCCCGGGAGACGGCGTCGAGGCCAGACGGTCAGGAACCTTTCTTCGAAGAAGAGTCGGCGGTGACCGTGGCCATCGCCAAGCAGGGCGGGATCAACGCGGTCACCGTCGCCGAGCAGGTCATCCGCAAGATCGAGGAGATGAAAGGCGTGCTGATTCCGGCCGATGTCCGCGTCACCGTCACGCGTGACTACGGAGAGACGGCTCAGGAAAAGGCCAATGAGCTGCTGTGGCATCTGGCCGTCGCCGTTGTTGCGGTGGTCGTATTTCTGGGCGTCGCCTTGGGGCCGCGTCCGGCCTTGGTGGTGTCGATCGCCATTCCCCTGACCCTGGCGTTGACGCTCTTTACCTCCATGTTGATCGGATACACGATCAACCGCGTCACGCTCTTTGCGTTGATCTTCTCCATCGGCATCTTGGTCGATGACGCCATCGTCGTCGTCGAAAACACCTATCGGCACCTGATGCTCCGACTTCGTCCCCACGACGAGGCGTCGATCTACGCCGTCGATGAGGTCGGCAATCCCACGATCCTCGCCACGTTCACCGTCATCGCCGCGCTTCTGCCGATGGCATTCGTCTCCGGTCTGATGGGGCCGTACATGAGACCGATCCCCATCAACGCATCCATTGCGATGTTTTTTTCTCTGCTCGTCGCCTTTGTCGTGATTCCGTGGTTCTGCCGCACCTGTTACCGCGAGGGAGCGACCGTCAAGGGGGTCGAACATGAGGGGGGAGAAGCCGGTCTGACGGCAAGGATCTATCGGCTGGCGCTGACGCCGCTGTTGCAACGGCCGTTCTTGGCCTATTCATTCTTGACCCTGGTGGCGCTCCTGCTAGTCGGGTCCTGTTTCATGTTCTATACGCGCCACGTGGCCGTGAAGATGTTGCCGTTCGACAACAAGAGCGAGATTCAGGTCGTGATCGACATGCCGGAAGGGACGACGTTGGAGGAAACCGCCCGTGTGGCGAAGGCGCTCACGTCCTACATCCGCACGGTTCCGGAGGTTCGCGACTATCAAGCCTACGTCGGCACGGCGTCCCCCTTCAACTTCAACGGATTGGTCCGCCACTATTTTCTTCGGTCACAGCCGCACGAGGCCGACATTCAGATCAACCTGGCGGCCAAGGATGAGCGGGAGGCCCAAAGCCATGAAATTGCGCGACGGATCCGTCAGCCCATCCAGGACATCGCGCGCCGGTATGGAGCGAATGTCAAAGTCGTCGAAGTGCCGCCGGGCCCTCCCGTCCAATCCGTGCTGGTGGCGGAGATCTACGGGCCGGATTATCAACGGCAACGGGCTGTGGCCAAGGAGATCCGCGCTCTGTTCGAATCCACGCCCGGCGTCGTGGACGTGGACGACTCGATCGAAGAGGACCAGGCGAAGTACGTAGTAACGGTCGATCGGGCGAAGGCGGCGCTTGCCGGGATTCCTTCCGAGGAGATCGTGCACACTTTGCGCATGGCGTTGGAAGGAACGGCGGTCGGATCCGTTCATATCCCGCAAGAAAAGCGTCCGGTGCCGATCACCCTGCGTTTCCCCTTGGAAGAGCGGACGGGGCTTGAGCACCTGGGAGAGATCGCGTTGCGAACCAAGAGCGGCGGGCTCGTGCCGTTGTCGGAGCTGCTCTCGGTCGAGCAAACGGTTCAAGAGAAATCGATCTACCATAAGAACCAGAAGCCGGTGGTGTATGTCGTGGCCGACGTGGGAGGAGTAGGGGCGGAAAAAGCCGAAAGCCCGGTCTATGGAGTATTGGGCGTCGGAAAGAAGCTGGAAGACTATCGACCGGCCGAAGGCTATCGGATCGAGCAATACTATGCCTCGCAACCCTGGTCGGAAGACAAGCTCTCGATGAAATGGGACGGCGAATGGCACATCACCTATGAAACGTTTCGCGACATGGGGATCGCGTTCGCCGTGGCGATGTTGCTCATCTATTTGCTGATCGTGGGCCAGTTCCAATCGTTTCTTACGCCGTTGATCATCATGGCGCCGATCCCGCTCACGTTGATCGGCATCTTGCCGGGCCATTGGTTGATGGGATCGTATTTTACGGCCACGTCGATGATCGGTTTCATCGCGCTGGCCGGCATCATCGTCCGCAACTCGATTCTGCTGGTCGATTTCATCCAGCTTCAAGAGCGGAGCGGGGTTCCCCCGCTGGAGGCGGTGATCACGGCGGGCGTCATCAGGACCAGGCCGATTCTCTTGACGGCGGCGGCGCTGATGGTCGGCGCCTTCGTCATCATCCTCGATCCGATTTTTCAGGGGTTGGCGGTCTCGCTGCTGTTCGGCGTGGGGGCCTCCACGTTGCTCACGCTGATCGTGATCCCTGTGCTGTACTACCGCCTGGTAGGGAGAAGAGAAGCGTGGCCCGGGGCCGGGAAACCGACGGCCGAGACCGTCGTGGGAAACGGCGAAGCAACCGTTCATCAGCCGCGCCAAGAAAACGTGCCGGTATGA